The Lentimicrobiaceae bacterium DNA segment GCGAATCGCAAGCAAGAATGCTTTACACCTACTATGCTAAAGAAGCTGATAAAGAAGGCTACAAGCAAATTGCAGCCATATTTATGGAAACTGCCGAGCAAGAAAAAGAACACGCAAAACGCATGTTTAAATATTTAGAAGGTGGAATGCTTGAAATTACATCGACTTTTCCTGCAGGAGTTATCGGAACAACAGCCGAAAACTTGAAAGCCGCAGCTGAGGGCGAAAACGAAGAATGGACAGAATTGTATCCGCACTTCGCCGATGTTGCCGAAAAAGAAGGTTTTAAGGAAATTGCTACAATGTACAGAATGATAGCAAAAGCCGAAGCTATTCACGAAGAACGCTATCTGAAACTGTTGAAGCGCGTTGAAGAAGAAAACGTATTCTCGCGTGACGAAGCAATTGAATGGCAATGTCGCAATTGCGGATATGTACACAAAGGCAAAAATGCACCGGAACTTTGCCCTGCATGCTTACATTCTCAAGCATACTTCGAGCCAAAGAACGACAAATATTACTAGTAGTTTGGTAAAAATCGTAAGATTTTATATCGAAAATATCACACTTAAATTAGTTGTACTATAAGTACGACAAGAATTTTGTTTTGTCAAATTTAAAACCGTAAAACATTAATTTGTTTTGCGGTTTTTTGTTTACTTTGAGTTCAGTTTATAATAACAGATGTTAATTGAGTTGTTTGCTTTTTGAACATTTGTTTTAATCAATAACCCTTTAGGTTTCAATTTTGTTTTTTTCATTTTCTTTGCTTGTCCAAAGAAAACGAAACAAAAGAAAAGACTTTTAATTGAGTAAAATTTTATTGTTTTTTTGGTTCTTTTGTGTTACCGCAGAGTATTGAGTACTTTTAAAAATAATACGAAACGAAATAACACAAAAGAAGGTAAGATATATGTAAAAAAGTCTTACATTTGTAAAACATTTCTATTGTTAAAAAAATGACAAATAAATCGAGTGATTCATATTATACTCTACGAGAAGCCATAATAAGTCTCGGTTACGAATGGCAGGAGAAAGATTATTTTTTCTGTCATGGCGAACTTCCCATTATCAATGATGCCATTACCGACATGAAAGAGTACGTTGGTATTTTGCTGTGCGCCGACGGCGATATCGACATAAGCATCAACGAAGTAGATTATAATCTTACGGCATCAACTTTACTGATCGCACATCCTACGTCGATTGTGCATATTATTCGCTCAAAAAGGCAATATAAAGGTTTTCTTTTGTTTGTTGCACGTAATTTTTTAGCTAAAAACATTGTAAATGCTCAACTAGTAAAGCCTTTCCGTCAAATTTCCAAGCACCAGTACACAATCACTAATATTAGTAGAGAACAACAGAAAAATCTTATAGATATTTATAAATTAATTTATAGAAAAAAAGAAACCAAACAATCTGTGTTTCAATTGGAAACGTTGCGCAATTTGTTTTTGGTTTTTATTTGCGAAGTAGCCGAAATCTTTTTAAAAAGCAAAAAAGTTGAAAATCGTTCAACAAGAAATGAAGAAATTACCGATGCTTTTTTTAATCTACTACGCCAACCTTTAAGAGTAAGCGATAAAACTGCTTTTTTTGCTAATCTGTTAAACATCTCTCCAAAACACTTGATTAAAACCATTAAAAATACTACGGGAAAATCACCAGGTATTTTTATTAATGAAAAAATAACTGACGATGCCAAATTGTTGCTAGCCGATAACAGCCTCACTATCAGCCAGATTTCCGATAAGTTGGGATTTTCCGAAACTTCATCGTTTAGTAAGTTCTTTAAAAAGCAAGTCGGAATATCCCCATCTCAATTTAGACAACAACTTTAAAAGGTGAATTTTGGTCAACTACATGTGAATTTCAGGCAACGAAATAAACTCTATGTTTGTTAATTTTGTAAATCGAAGT contains these protein-coding regions:
- a CDS encoding rubrerythrin family protein → ESQARMLYTYYAKEADKEGYKQIAAIFMETAEQEKEHAKRMFKYLEGGMLEITSTFPAGVIGTTAENLKAAAEGENEEWTELYPHFADVAEKEGFKEIATMYRMIAKAEAIHEERYLKLLKRVEEENVFSRDEAIEWQCRNCGYVHKGKNAPELCPACLHSQAYFEPKNDKYY
- a CDS encoding helix-turn-helix domain-containing protein, giving the protein MTNKSSDSYYTLREAIISLGYEWQEKDYFFCHGELPIINDAITDMKEYVGILLCADGDIDISINEVDYNLTASTLLIAHPTSIVHIIRSKRQYKGFLLFVARNFLAKNIVNAQLVKPFRQISKHQYTITNISREQQKNLIDIYKLIYRKKETKQSVFQLETLRNLFLVFICEVAEIFLKSKKVENRSTRNEEITDAFFNLLRQPLRVSDKTAFFANLLNISPKHLIKTIKNTTGKSPGIFINEKITDDAKLLLADNSLTISQISDKLGFSETSSFSKFFKKQVGISPSQFRQQL